A stretch of Arachis hypogaea cultivar Tifrunner chromosome 15, arahy.Tifrunner.gnm2.J5K5, whole genome shotgun sequence DNA encodes these proteins:
- the LOC112749223 gene encoding uncharacterized protein has product MADNGVNQHTQAELLAMIAELQAEIRKVAEQSSKNIADNGSSKKGTDPASIAPPKEKLTLDNPFSQEVMSVQMPENFMLPTGLKPYEGIGDPRVHIKKFQSMIFFNGASDPVLCRSFPTYLDGAALLWFSKILAGSISSFEDLARSFIDYFATSRIYVHGSDYLSTIKQGQHESLKDYMTRFAKATVEIPDLDPNVHLHTLKSSLRPGKFQETIAVTKPKTLEEFREKAAGQMEIEELREARKTDKPQTRREDERHNRTPNQKDSRKPFKLTPKYDTYTQFNTKTEDIIKEILSTKIIKPPSRAGAYQDQRYVDRSKHCAFHQKFGHTTDECVIAKDLLEWLARQGHLDKYIGSRMKSARQNINDPQTSTTNQRSHKLHLRRIYRRRTHKLGQKA; this is encoded by the coding sequence ATGGCGGACAACGGGGTCAATCAGCACACACAGGCAGAACTATTAGCCATGATAGCCGAGCTTCAGGCTGAGATCAGGAAAGTGGCAGAGCAATCCTCTAAAAATATTGCTGACAATGGCTCAAGCAAGAAAGGAACTGATCCGGCAAGCATAGCGCCACCCAAGGAAAAGCTCACGCTCGACAACCCTTTCTCACAGGAGGTTATGAGCGTTCAGATGCCGGAAAACTTCATGCTCCCAACCGGGCTAAAGCCTTACGAAGGAATCGGAGACCCCCGGGTGCACATAAAAAAGTTTCAATCCATGATATTTTTTAATGGTGCTTCTGACCCGGTGCTTTGCCGTTCTTTCCCTACTTATTTAGATGGTGCAGCTTTACTTTGGTTCTCTAAGATTCTCGCAGGTTCAATCTCCAGCTTCGAGGACCTGGCAAGATCTTTCATTGACTATTTTGCAACCTCCCGGATATATGTCCACGGATCTGACTATCTCAGCACCATCAAGCAAGGACAACACGAGAGTCTGAAGGACTACATGACAAGATTCGCCAAGGCAACGGTAGAGATACCTGACCTTGACCCAAACGTGCACCTCCACACACTTAAAAGCAGTCTCAGACCAGGCAAATTCCAGGAGACAATCGCCGTAACCAAACCTAAGACTCTGGAGGAGTTTCGCGAAAAAGCGGCCGGACAAATGGAAATTGAAGAGCTCAGGGAAGCCCGGAAGACAGACAAACCTCAAACGCGCCGAGAGGACGAAAGGCACAACAGAACCCCCAATCAGAAAGATAGCAGAAAACCTTTTAAACTAACACCCAAGTACGACACTTACACTCAATTCAACACGAAGACTGAGGACATTATCAAGGAAATACTGAGTACAAAAATAATCAAACCACCCAGCCGAGCAGGAGCATACCAAGACCAGAGATACGTCGACAGGTCAAAGCATTGCGCGTTCCACCAAAAATTCGGCCACACAACCGATGAATGCGTCATCGCTAAGGATCTCCTTGAATGGCTAGCCAGACAAGGACACCTCGACAAATACATCGGTAGCAGAATGAAGTCAGCTCGGCAAAATATCAATGATCCGCAAACCTCCACCACCAACCAGAGGAGTCATAAACTGCATCTCCGGAGGATTTACAGGAGGAGGACACACAAACTCGGCCAGAAAGCGTAA
- the LOC112749225 gene encoding uncharacterized protein, which produces MEKLAYALVTSARRLRHYFQSNKIIVKTNQPLRQVLTRPEVSGRLIKWSIELSEFDIDYEPRTAMKAQILADFVAELSEQPKQQHTWELYVDGASNNEGSGAGVLLTNKEDLQLEKSIRFTFQTSNNQAEYEALLARLRLAQSLNITHLQVYCDSQLVVQQVTGHFQVKDQLLEKYHSSVKKLLTNFHFIQITHIAREHNTRADALSKLATTRKFITDSVISQLTLTNLSFSSKSIFSVAKEEDWRAPYKQYIQSGRIPTTSDTKTFRRRAAPFTMIGNELYKRGFSQPLLRCINKEEAEDAMNEAHEGVCGNHIGGLSLASKIARAGFYWPSMKRDCINKVKKCDSYQKHSSAIHNPAEQLHTSEVSWPFQKWGLDILDPFLKAPGQVKYLLVAIYYFSKWIEATPLAKIGADKVRSFIWKQIICRFGIPHHIITDNGRQFTDQSLASFLNEFQIKHHFSSVEHPQTNGLAEAANKVILNSLKKKLGNAKGEWAELIPEVLWGYNTTIQSTTQETPFRLVYGADAMIPVEVSITSARRNQTSTEQNDNIRRTELDTIDEDREKA; this is translated from the coding sequence ATGGAAAAGCTAGCGTACGCATTGGTAACCTCAGCAAGAAGGCTAAGGCACTATTTTCAAAGCAACAAAATCATAGTCAAAACAAATCAACCTCTACGTCAAGTCCTAACAAGACCAGAGGTATCCGGTAGACTAATCAAGTGGTCTATCGAACTCTCCGAGTTCGACATTGACTATGAACCAAGAACAGCCATGAAAGCACAAATATTAGCCGACTTTGTGGCCGAGCTATCAGAACAGCCGAAGCAACAACACACATGGGAGCTATATGTCGACGGCGCATCCAACAACGAAGGCTCTGGAGCAGGGGTATTACTCACCAACAAGGAAGACTTGCAACTCGAGAAATCTATCAGATTCACATTCCAGACAAGCAATAATCAAGCCGAATACGAAGCACTGCTCGCCAGACTAAGACTGGCACAATCCCTTAACATCACCCACCTACAAGTATACTGCGACTCACAGCTTGTAGTGCAGCAGGTAACAGGCCACTTTCAGGTAAAGGATCAGCTACTAGAAAAATACCACAGCTCGGTAAAGAAACTCCTCACAAACTTTCATTTTATACAAATCACACACATAGCTCGGGAACATAACACCCGGGcagatgcactctcaaaattagcaaCAACCAGGAAGTTTATAACTGATTCTGTTATATCTCAACTAACACTCACCAATCTAAGCTTTAGTAGCAAATCGATATTTTCAGTGGCCAAGGAAGAAGATTGGAGGGCGCCATACAAACAATACATACAATCAGGAAGGATCCCTACAACATCAGATACCAAAACATTCAGAAGACGTGCAGCTCCCTTCACTATGATTGGAAATGAGCTATACAAAAGGGGATTCTCCCAACCTCTTTTAAGATGTATCAACAAAGAAGAGGCCGAAGATGCTATGAACGAAGCCCACGAAGGGGTATGTGGCAACCACATAGGAGGACTAAGCCTAGCATCTAAAATAGCAagagcaggattctattggccatcCATGAAGAGAGATTGCATCAACAAAGTCAAGAAATGTGATAGCTACCAGAAGCACAGCTCGGCCATCCACAATCCGGCAGAGCAATTACACACATCggaggtaagctggcctttcCAAAAATGGGGGCTAGATATCCTCGACCCATTTCTAAAAGCACCAGGACAGGTAAAATACTTACTTGTAGCAATATATTACTTCTCCAAATGGATAGAAGCAACTCCATTAGCAAAAATAGGAGCTGATAAAGTAAGATCTTTCATTTGGAAACAAATCATTTGCCGCTTTGGTATACCACATCACATTATTACTGACAATGGTCGGCAATTCACCGACCAAAGTTTAGCTTCTTTTTTAAATGAATTCCAGATAAAACACCATTTCTCGTCAGTAGAACATCCACAGACCAATGGGCTCgcagaagccgccaacaaagtcattctCAACTCTCTTAAGAAGAAACTTGGCAATGCAAAAGGAGAGTGGGCCGAGTTAATACCAGAAGTACTATGGGGTTATAACACGACAATTCAATCTACAACACAAGAAACACCATTTAGATTGGTATATGGAGCAGACGCCATGATCCCAGTTGAGGTCTCAATAACGTCAGCACGTAGAAACCAAACATCAACCGAACAAAACGACAACATCCGACGTACAGAACTCGACACCATCGACGAAGACAGAGAGAAAGCCTGA